One genomic window of Acomys russatus chromosome 29, mAcoRus1.1, whole genome shotgun sequence includes the following:
- the Hcrtr1 gene encoding orexin/Hypocretin receptor type 1, with translation MDPSATPGAQPGVPTNSGKPFHLPPDYEDEFLRYLWRDYLYPKQYEWVLIAAYVAVFLIALVGNTLVCLAVWRNHHMRTVTNYFIVNLSLADVLVTAICLPASLLVDITESWLFGHALCKVIPYLQAVSVSVAVLTLSFIALDRWYAICHPLLFKSTARRARGSILGIWAVSLAVMVPQAAVMECSSVLPELANRTRLFSVCDEHWADDFYPKIYHSCFFIVTYLAPLSLMAMAYFQIFRKLWGRQIPGTTSALVRNWKRPSEQLEAQHQGLGSEPQPRARAFLAEVKQMRARRKTAKMLMVVLLVFALCYLPISVLNVLKRVFGMFRQASDRETVYACFTFSHWLVYANSAANPIIYSFLSGKFREQFKAAFSCCLPGLGPRSSARHKSLSLQSRCSVSKVSEHVVLASVTTVLS, from the exons ATGGACCCCTCGGCCACTCCCGGGGCCCAGCCTGGAGTCCCCACTAACAGCGGGAAACCCTTCCACCTGCCTCCAGACTATGAGGACGAGTTCCTTCGATACCTGTGGCGCGATTATCTCTACCCAAAGCAGTACGAATGGGTTCTCATCGCTGCCTACGTGGCTGTGTTCCTCATAGCCTTGGTGGGCAATACCCTGG TCTGCCTGGCTGTGTGGCGCAACCACCACATGAGGACGGTCACCAACTACTTCATTGTCAACCTGTCCCTGGCGGATGTGCTGGTGActgccatctgcctgcctgccagcctgttAGTAGACATCACCGAATCGTGGCTCTTCGGCCATGCCTTGTGCAAAGTCATCCCATATCTACAG GCCGTGTCGGTGTCAGTGGCAGTGTTGACTCTCAGCTTCATCGCCCTGGACCGCTGGTATGCCATCTGCCACCCACTGTTGTTCAAGAGCACAGCTCGCCGTGCCCGTGGCTCCATCCTGGGCATCTGGGCTGTGTCGCTGGCTGTCATGGTGCCCCAGGCTGCTGTCATGGAGTGTAGCAGCGTGCTGCCTGAGCTAGCCAATCGAACCCGGCTCTTCTCTGTCTGTGATGAACACTGGGCAG ATGACTTCTACCCCAAGATCTATCACAGCTGCTTCTTCATTGTCACCTACCTGGCCCCACTGAGCCTCATGGCCATGGCCTACTTCCAGATCTTCCGCAAGCTCTGGGGCCGCCAG ATCCCTGGCACCACATCGGCCTTGGTGCGGAACTGGAAGCGGCCCTCAGAGCAACTGGAGGCTCAGCACCAGGGCCTGGGTTCAGAGCCCCAACCCCGGGCCCGAGCCTTCCTGGCTGAGGTGAAGCAGATGCGTGCTCGGAGGAAGACGGCTAAGATGCTGATGGTGGTTCTGCTGGTTTTTGCACTCTGTTATCTGCCCATCAGTGTCCTCAATGTCCTTAAGAG AGTGTTCGGGATGTTCCGCCAAGCCAGCGACCGGGAAACTGTCTATGCCTGCTTCACCTTCTCCCACTGGCTGGTGTATGCCAACAGCGCTGCCAACCCTATTATCTACAGCTTCCTCAGCG GCAAATTTCGGGAGCAGTTTAAGGCCGctttctcctgctgcctgcctggtcTGGGTCCCCGCTCCTCTGCCAGACACAAGTCCTTGTCCCTACAGAGCCGCTGTTCTGTCTCCAAAGTCTCTGAGCACGTCGTGCTGGCCAGCGTCACCACAGTACTGTCCTGA